One Myotis daubentonii chromosome 12, mMyoDau2.1, whole genome shotgun sequence genomic region harbors:
- the NEURL3 gene encoding E3 ubiquitin-protein ligase NEURL3 — translation MGAQLCSQAGADAELPRETLRFHAEAKGAQVLLDATRSTARRLATFHDGIVFSQRPVRRGERVALRVLGHEGGWCGGLRVGFTRLNPARVRAPSLPPFVCPDLELQSPTWAAVLPDGCALAGDVVRFWVSRRGRLCARVNAGPRLRLRKGVPMGAPLWAVMDVYGTTKAIELLDPAVSASPPASPWALPQETHRDLEAPAGKECAVCLHHAANTCLVPCGHTHFCSYCAWRVFGDTAKCPMCRWEIQAVVPAWGPPALRTEEDLPV, via the exons gcgcGGACGCTGAGCTGCCCCGGGAGACCCTGCGCTTCCACGCCGAGGCCAAGGGCGCGCAGGTGCTGCTGGACGCCACGCGGAGCACGGCGCGCCGGCTCGCCACCTTCCACGACGGCATCGTGTTCAGCCAGCGGCCCGTGCGGCGCGGGGAGCGCGTGGCCCTGCGCGTGCTGGGGCACGAGGGCGGCTGGTGCGGCGGCCTCCGCGTGGGCTTCACGCGCCTGAACCCCGCGCGCGTGCGGGCGCCCAGCCTGCCTCCCTTCGTGTGCCCCGACCTGGAGCTGCAGAGCCCGACGTGGGCGGCGGTGCTGCCGGACGGCTGCGCGCTGGCGGGGGACGTGGTCCGCTTCTGGGTGAGCCGCCGCGGCCGGCTCTGCGCGCGGGTCAACGCGGGCCCGCGGCTGCGGCTGCGCAAGGGCGTGCCCATGGGCGCCCCGCTCTGGGCCGTGATGGACGTGTACGGGACCACCAAGGCGATCGAGCTGCTGG aTCCCGCGGTCAGCGCCTCCCCCCCAGCCTCGCCCTGGGCCCTCCCGCAGGAGACTCACCGGGACCTTGAAG CCCCAGCAGGAAAGGAGTGTGCCGTCTGCCTCCACCATGCTGCCAACACCTGCCTTGTGCCCTGCGGCCACACACACTTCTGCAGCTACTGCGCCTGGCGGGTCTTCGGGGACACAGCCAAGTGTCCCATGTGTCGCTGGGAGATCCAGGCAGTGGTCCCTGCGTGGGGCCCTCCAGCTCTGAGAACTGAAGAAGACCTCCCGGTGTGA